In a single window of the Roseofilum reptotaenium CS-1145 genome:
- a CDS encoding ABC transporter substrate-binding protein, with product MALISAQETFKNWQSAQTSNRTWSNLQPLCQVCGRQHSSFDHWDFMQTLPQDPVELVDDLVKMGIYKENQLRAANTVNAYELRKTLFLKRVGRGDPKREKLILALCQQAGGLENAFAAAFGPQAGQFFGDAIRNGKSTRREFLRNMAVGAALVSLASCADGGSGESEAEGEPVAAADVEKTDLQIGFIPITCATPIIMSEPLGFYKKYGFNAKVVKMPSWGAVRDSAIAGELDAYHMLAPMPIAMTLGLGSAAFGVKLASIENINGQAITVAERYKGQVNGPADFKGFTIGVPFPYSMHNLLLRYYLATGGIDPDVDVQIRPVPPPDSIAQLVAGDIDAYLMPDPFNQRAVYEEAGFIHMLTKELWPGHPCCAFAASDQWIEAYPKTFRALNKSIIEAAGYASNPTNRPEIATAISERAFLNQPVEVVEAVLTGNFDDGNGNTLNIPDRIDFDPYPWQSFANWISSQLVRWDLQGDGLAPKAIPEKGYDTVGKDIFLTDLARELAQELGQSPPSDIYRTETLKFDTFDPADPATYVQEQIDEYGV from the coding sequence ATGGCTTTAATTTCGGCACAGGAGACATTTAAAAATTGGCAATCTGCCCAAACAAGTAACAGAACATGGTCTAATTTACAGCCATTGTGTCAAGTCTGTGGACGACAACACTCGAGCTTTGACCATTGGGACTTTATGCAGACCTTGCCTCAAGATCCCGTTGAATTGGTCGATGACCTGGTAAAAATGGGGATCTATAAAGAAAATCAACTGCGGGCAGCCAACACGGTTAATGCCTATGAACTCCGCAAGACCTTATTTTTGAAACGAGTAGGTCGGGGCGACCCCAAACGGGAAAAGCTCATTTTAGCCCTTTGTCAACAAGCTGGGGGCTTAGAAAATGCTTTTGCTGCTGCCTTTGGCCCCCAAGCTGGACAATTCTTTGGGGATGCCATTCGCAATGGCAAATCCACCCGTCGAGAATTTCTACGCAATATGGCTGTCGGGGCAGCCCTCGTTAGTTTAGCCAGTTGTGCAGATGGGGGTTCAGGAGAATCGGAAGCAGAAGGCGAACCCGTAGCTGCCGCAGACGTGGAAAAAACCGATCTGCAAATTGGGTTTATTCCCATCACCTGTGCCACCCCCATTATTATGTCGGAACCCTTGGGCTTCTACAAAAAATATGGGTTTAACGCCAAGGTTGTCAAAATGCCCAGTTGGGGTGCCGTTCGGGATTCGGCGATCGCCGGAGAACTCGACGCTTACCACATGCTCGCCCCCATGCCCATCGCCATGACCCTCGGTTTGGGATCGGCTGCCTTCGGAGTCAAACTCGCCAGCATCGAAAACATCAATGGCCAAGCCATCACCGTTGCCGAACGGTACAAAGGGCAAGTCAACGGCCCGGCAGACTTCAAAGGCTTTACCATCGGCGTTCCCTTCCCTTATTCCATGCACAACCTGCTGCTGCGCTACTACTTAGCCACTGGTGGCATAGACCCCGATGTCGATGTGCAAATTCGTCCCGTTCCTCCTCCCGATAGCATCGCCCAACTCGTCGCTGGGGACATTGATGCCTATCTGATGCCCGACCCATTCAATCAACGGGCAGTTTACGAAGAAGCAGGCTTTATCCACATGCTCACCAAAGAGCTATGGCCGGGACACCCCTGTTGTGCCTTTGCCGCCAGCGACCAATGGATTGAAGCCTATCCCAAAACCTTCCGCGCCCTGAATAAATCCATTATCGAAGCCGCCGGGTATGCGAGTAACCCTACCAACCGTCCAGAGATCGCTACCGCCATTTCAGAACGAGCCTTCCTCAACCAACCTGTAGAAGTGGTGGAAGCCGTCCTCACCGGTAACTTTGACGATGGCAATGGCAATACCTTAAATATCCCCGATCGCATCGACTTCGATCCCTATCCCTGGCAAAGTTTCGCCAACTGGATTTCCTCCCAACTGGTGCGCTGGGATCTGCAAGGAGACGGTTTAGCCCCCAAAGCCATTCCCGAAAAAGGCTACGACACGGTAGGTAAAGACATCTTCTTAACCGACCTTGCCCGCGAACTTGCCCAGGAACTCGGCCAATCTCCCCCGTCTGATATCTATCGCACAGAAACCTTGAAGTTTGATACCTTCGACCCCGCCGATCCAGCCACCTATGTGCAAGAACAGATTGATGAATATGGTGTTTAG
- a CDS encoding ParB N-terminal domain-containing protein: MSKYYLVDVKSINSNVSRSEFAVDDLENLAQSILKSDGLLMPLILKQTGPESYEVLAGDREYYAAVRAKEINPRAAEMVNAFVVPPKLQEAALEQVSALHSQPTQVVNTGSEAVSMGAVEQRLNNLESRFDATLQDMKQTHQQAIKDLQQQINGLQEQIPAKIELLELLNHANSVELLEKLAIANIRGKTADKLIDAIETARRQEPFKSFSDVIKRVKGLGDKRMITLLDVWGNR, encoded by the coding sequence ATGAGCAAGTATTATTTAGTGGATGTTAAAAGTATTAACTCAAACGTTTCTCGTTCAGAATTTGCTGTAGATGATTTAGAAAATTTGGCTCAAAGTATTCTCAAGTCAGATGGGTTATTAATGCCTCTAATTTTAAAACAAACTGGGCCAGAATCTTATGAGGTATTAGCAGGCGATCGTGAATACTATGCAGCCGTTAGAGCGAAGGAAATTAACCCTCGTGCGGCGGAAATGGTGAATGCGTTTGTGGTTCCGCCAAAGTTGCAAGAGGCAGCATTAGAGCAGGTTTCGGCGCTGCATTCTCAACCGACTCAGGTGGTGAATACAGGTTCAGAGGCTGTATCTATGGGAGCGGTAGAGCAACGTTTGAATAACTTAGAATCTCGCTTCGATGCTACCCTACAAGATATGAAACAGACTCACCAGCAGGCTATCAAGGATTTGCAACAGCAGATTAATGGCTTACAGGAACAAATTCCAGCGAAAATTGAGCTACTGGAGCTATTGAATCATGCAAATTCAGTAGAACTGCTGGAAAAATTGGCGATCGCCAATATACGTGGTAAAACGGCTGATAAGTTGATTGATGCGATCGAAACAGCCCGCAGACAAGAGCCATTCAAGTCCTTCAGCGATGTCATTAAACGAGTGAAAGGACTTGGAGACAAGCGAATGATTACCCTCTTAGATGTCTGGGGAAATCGGTAA
- a CDS encoding nuclear transport factor 2 family protein codes for MTASAKKLVPPFDRETAIAKVRMAEDAWNSRDPDRVCLAYTEDSFWRNRAEIFQGREAIRNFLRRKWDKELDYRLVKEMWAFGENRIAVRFQYEWRDDSGQWYRAYGNENWEFDASGLMQRREASINDRPIAETERRFDWPLSSPRPQDHPGLINSPE; via the coding sequence ATGACTGCATCAGCAAAAAAACTGGTTCCCCCTTTCGATCGCGAAACGGCGATCGCCAAAGTCCGGATGGCAGAAGATGCCTGGAATAGCCGAGATCCAGATCGCGTCTGTCTGGCCTACACCGAAGATAGTTTTTGGCGCAATCGGGCGGAAATCTTCCAGGGAAGGGAAGCGATTCGTAACTTTTTACGCCGCAAATGGGATAAGGAACTGGACTATCGCCTCGTTAAAGAAATGTGGGCCTTTGGCGAAAATCGGATTGCCGTGCGCTTTCAATACGAATGGCGTGATGATTCGGGTCAATGGTATCGTGCCTATGGCAATGAAAACTGGGAATTCGATGCGAGTGGCCTCATGCAACGACGAGAAGCGAGTATTAACGATCGCCCCATTGCAGAAACAGAGCGTCGTTTTGATTGGCCCCTATCGAGTCCTCGACCCCAAGATCATCCGGGATTAATCAATTCACCAGAATAG
- a CDS encoding NADAR family protein: MTIYFYSTREKPYGCFSNFSAHGFTLDDLWWPTSEHYFQAQKFVTTDRPWREKIQMAKTPKQAAKMGRDRTHPLREDWEQVKEDIMLQAVLQKFKTHEELRQILLGTGEDEIIENSPIDYYWGCGKDGSGKNRLGVILMQVRDQLRTIC, encoded by the coding sequence ATGACGATTTACTTCTATTCTACTCGTGAAAAGCCTTATGGTTGTTTCTCCAATTTTTCGGCCCATGGGTTTACGTTAGATGACTTATGGTGGCCCACCAGCGAGCATTATTTCCAAGCGCAGAAGTTTGTAACCACCGATCGCCCCTGGCGTGAGAAGATTCAAATGGCGAAAACCCCGAAACAAGCGGCAAAAATGGGACGCGATCGCACCCATCCCCTACGGGAAGATTGGGAACAGGTGAAAGAGGACATTATGTTGCAGGCAGTGTTGCAAAAGTTTAAAACTCATGAAGAGCTACGGCAGATTTTATTAGGAACGGGAGAAGACGAAATCATCGAAAACTCTCCCATTGACTACTATTGGGGATGTGGAAAAGACGGAAGTGGGAAAAACCGGTTAGGGGTTATTTTGATGCAGGTGCGCGACCAACTCCGTACAATTTGTTAA
- the ntrB gene encoding nitrate ABC transporter permease, whose protein sequence is MTLTESTPISIKRKQRQNPLLNENVQAFALFIGSLALFLLFWEVGARAELFAKGVPTASKTLSELWWWITHPFFNNGPNDLGIGWNLLISLRRVAIGYLLASIVAIPLGILIGISPVARKGFNAYIQLLKPVSPLAWLPLGLYLLRDSENTGIFIIFISSIWPTLINTSFGVANVNPDYLDVSKTLGASRLRTIFKVIIPAALPNIISGLRISMGIAWLVIVAAEMLLGTGLGYFIWNEWNNLYIPNILVAIFIIGLVGLILDSLFATAEKFVTFGRN, encoded by the coding sequence ATGACCCTCACTGAATCAACCCCAATCTCCATTAAACGGAAGCAACGACAAAACCCATTGTTGAACGAGAATGTTCAAGCGTTTGCCCTTTTTATTGGCTCCTTAGCGCTCTTTCTCCTCTTCTGGGAAGTCGGCGCTCGTGCAGAACTGTTTGCCAAAGGAGTGCCTACAGCCTCTAAAACCCTATCTGAATTGTGGTGGTGGATTACCCATCCGTTCTTTAACAATGGCCCCAATGATTTGGGCATTGGTTGGAACCTGTTGATTAGTTTGCGCCGGGTTGCCATTGGTTATCTTTTGGCTTCCATCGTCGCTATTCCGTTAGGCATTTTAATTGGCATTTCCCCCGTGGCCAGAAAAGGATTTAATGCCTATATTCAACTGCTCAAACCCGTTTCTCCCTTGGCTTGGCTTCCCCTAGGGTTGTATCTGCTCAGAGATTCTGAGAATACGGGTATTTTTATTATTTTCATCTCTAGCATTTGGCCCACCTTAATCAATACGTCATTTGGGGTGGCCAATGTAAACCCTGATTATTTAGATGTCTCTAAAACCCTGGGTGCTTCTCGGCTCCGCACCATTTTTAAGGTGATTATTCCCGCCGCCCTGCCCAATATTATCTCTGGTTTGCGGATCAGTATGGGAATTGCTTGGTTAGTTATTGTTGCCGCAGAAATGCTTTTGGGAACCGGCTTAGGATATTTCATCTGGAATGAGTGGAATAACCTCTATATTCCCAACATCTTGGTCGCAATTTTTATTATCGGCTTAGTGGGGCTGATTCTAGATAGTCTTTTTGCTACTGCCGAGAAATTTGTCACATTTGGTCGAAACTAA
- a CDS encoding response regulator transcription factor, producing the protein MKTILIIEDERQTRNIFLRSLEFEGFCAYGASKGSEGVQLARHHRPHLVVCDIMMPDMDGYTVLSQLRSSPETAGIPLIFLTAKVTMADLRQGMELGADDYLTKPCTVEQFLSAIATRLKRQDDLLKLYGRSPQQYPDPKGSPSSSASSIFPHCPKLVQVFRFIETSYHKPINLNDVAQAAGYSPAYLTHLVQKQTGHTVKQWIIKQRMAKACQLLQTTQETIRQVAERSGYPDAGYFTRQFRQIHGISPLSWRQQFLSPSPE; encoded by the coding sequence ATGAAAACGATCCTCATTATTGAAGATGAACGTCAAACTCGCAATATTTTTTTGAGATCCCTAGAGTTTGAAGGCTTTTGTGCCTATGGAGCCAGTAAGGGTTCTGAAGGGGTGCAATTGGCTCGCCATCATCGACCGCACTTAGTCGTGTGTGACATTATGATGCCAGATATGGACGGCTATACGGTTCTGTCGCAACTTCGTAGTTCTCCAGAAACCGCAGGAATTCCCCTAATCTTTTTAACGGCTAAAGTTACCATGGCTGATTTACGTCAAGGGATGGAATTAGGTGCTGATGATTATTTGACCAAACCCTGTACCGTAGAGCAATTTTTGTCCGCGATCGCCACTCGCCTGAAACGCCAAGATGATCTGCTAAAATTATATGGGCGATCGCCTCAGCAATACCCAGACCCTAAAGGCTCCCCATCTAGTTCTGCTTCTAGCATTTTTCCCCATTGTCCTAAATTAGTTCAGGTCTTCCGCTTTATTGAAACTTCCTATCACAAACCCATCAATCTCAATGACGTTGCCCAAGCGGCGGGCTATTCACCAGCCTATTTAACCCACCTGGTTCAAAAACAGACTGGACACACCGTCAAACAATGGATTATTAAGCAACGCATGGCAAAAGCTTGTCAGCTTTTACAAACCACCCAAGAAACCATACGACAAGTCGCTGAACGCTCCGGCTATCCCGATGCTGGATACTTTACCCGCCAATTTCGGCAGATTCATGGCATTTCCCCCCTATCCTGGAGACAGCAATTTCTCTCACCATCGCCTGAATAA
- the cynS gene encoding cyanase — translation MAISEVTQKLLAAKKAAGVSFADLEAKVGCDEVWIASVIYRQASASVEEATKIVEVIGADASLIEPLTECPVKGSLEPVIPTDPLIYRFYEIMQVYGMPIKAVVHEKFGDGIMSAIDFSVDVEREPDPKGDRVKIIMCGKFLPYKKW, via the coding sequence ATGGCTATCTCTGAAGTCACTCAAAAACTATTAGCGGCTAAAAAAGCGGCTGGCGTAAGCTTTGCTGATTTAGAAGCCAAGGTGGGTTGTGATGAAGTTTGGATTGCTTCGGTGATCTATCGTCAGGCGAGCGCTTCCGTGGAAGAAGCCACCAAAATTGTGGAAGTCATTGGTGCAGATGCATCCCTAATCGAACCGTTAACCGAGTGTCCCGTGAAAGGCTCTCTAGAGCCGGTGATTCCCACTGATCCTCTGATTTATCGTTTCTACGAAATCATGCAGGTCTACGGGATGCCTATTAAAGCTGTGGTTCATGAAAAATTTGGCGATGGCATTATGAGCGCCATTGATTTTTCTGTGGATGTAGAGCGCGAACCTGACCCAAAAGGCGATCGCGTCAAAATCATTATGTGCGGTAAGTTTTTACCGTACAAGAAATGGTAA
- a CDS encoding sugar ABC transporter ATP-binding protein yields MSTAPTSILYGKLGQRSLNLIPHYQNMKRPISRRSIPPKISTIPRQQSEASDYLNLYQLAVEKQRLSQELQTIEQRSQQIEKRLAVINHQMDRLKKNTPSPGATSVSNPSLPGLNPTKQSSGRSTGYETFMLDY; encoded by the coding sequence TTGAGTACCGCCCCAACTTCCATTTTATACGGTAAACTAGGTCAGCGATCGCTCAATCTCATTCCCCATTACCAGAATATGAAACGCCCAATTTCTCGCCGTAGCATTCCCCCAAAAATTAGTACTATTCCCCGTCAACAGTCGGAAGCATCGGATTATCTAAATCTCTATCAACTTGCAGTGGAAAAACAGCGACTTTCCCAGGAACTGCAAACGATTGAGCAAAGAAGTCAGCAAATTGAAAAACGTCTGGCTGTAATTAACCATCAGATGGATCGACTAAAAAAAAACACCCCATCTCCCGGCGCTACCAGCGTTTCTAATCCTTCCTTGCCTGGACTCAACCCGACCAAACAATCATCAGGGCGATCGACGGGTTATGAGACATTCATGTTAGATTACTAG
- a CDS encoding ParA family protein, with the protein MKTIAIYHNKGGVGKTTTAVNLAAAFSNKNKRVLLIDIDAQANSTFATGLIKFQFEEDDNLKDRNVLQILSSGEFDFIPEIARKSKGFNIPEIDVVPSHITLIDEQDRLNRISAVPFRLTNKLQQVEDRYDIVIIDAPPSRDLYAQIALISADFVIIPSDMKPFSNQGLTNVKNFIREINETRSTISKDPLEVLGVLASKILTNPKYVEFVFPKQKEAVLQRYQLPMLQTIIYERVALSHCVNQTVSRGDLEIPDPKSVFEFDRDGDSVKEFRNLSSEVMQKIGL; encoded by the coding sequence ATGAAAACTATTGCGATTTATCACAACAAAGGTGGAGTCGGGAAAACCACCACGGCTGTGAATCTTGCTGCTGCCTTTAGCAACAAAAACAAGCGTGTCTTACTCATTGATATTGACGCTCAGGCTAACTCAACGTTTGCTACAGGGTTAATTAAGTTTCAATTTGAGGAAGATGATAATCTTAAAGATCGGAATGTTCTGCAAATTCTGAGTTCGGGTGAGTTTGATTTTATTCCAGAAATTGCCCGTAAATCAAAGGGGTTTAATATCCCAGAAATTGATGTTGTCCCCTCCCACATTACCCTGATTGATGAACAAGATAGACTCAATCGTATAAGTGCTGTTCCGTTTCGCCTCACTAACAAGCTTCAACAAGTAGAAGATCGCTATGATATCGTAATTATTGACGCGCCACCCTCTAGAGATCTCTATGCTCAAATTGCTCTGATTTCAGCCGACTTTGTGATTATTCCTTCGGACATGAAACCCTTTTCTAATCAGGGTTTGACTAACGTGAAAAATTTTATTCGTGAAATCAATGAAACTCGCTCAACGATTAGTAAAGACCCCTTGGAAGTGTTAGGGGTTTTGGCTTCTAAGATTTTAACTAACCCTAAATACGTGGAGTTTGTGTTTCCCAAACAAAAAGAAGCGGTCTTACAACGTTATCAGCTTCCGATGTTGCAGACGATCATCTATGAACGGGTGGCATTATCCCATTGTGTGAATCAAACAGTCAGTCGAGGAGATTTGGAAATTCCTGACCCGAAATCGGTGTTTGAGTTCGATCGCGACGGTGATTCTGTCAAAGAATTTAGAAATCTGTCGTCTGAAGTAATGCAAAAAATAGGCCTGTAA
- a CDS encoding HepT-like ribonuclease domain-containing protein, translating to MQSREFKLRVQDILTEITVVEETTSNLSFEAFIQNPQALRAVLYSFAVIGEAVASSIEDWESADPTIPWHQIRGMRNMVIHEYFRVDLEVVWQTTQLDLPALKVALQRILDRLEIEGK from the coding sequence GTGCAATCTAGAGAGTTCAAGCTACGGGTACAGGATATATTAACTGAAATTACCGTAGTTGAAGAAACCACTTCAAACTTGAGTTTTGAGGCGTTTATTCAGAATCCGCAAGCATTGCGGGCAGTGCTGTACAGTTTTGCAGTCATTGGGGAAGCGGTAGCGAGTTCAATTGAGGATTGGGAGTCAGCCGACCCAACAATTCCATGGCATCAGATTCGAGGAATGCGGAATATGGTGATTCATGAGTATTTTCGGGTAGATCTAGAGGTGGTTTGGCAAACTACACAGTTAGATTTACCTGCTCTCAAGGTAGCATTGCAAAGGATTTTGGATCGACTGGAGATTGAGGGAAAATGA
- a CDS encoding PAS domain-containing sensor histidine kinase: MTNYAWFPTSATPPSTPLDQPVAQDFTQLLRQHQLILNAVGEGVYGLDLEGNVTFVNPAAAAMIDWSTEELIGMSMHAVLHHSHADGTHYCREDCPIYAALQDGSTHRVTTEVFWRKDGTSFPVEYISTPMREDNGRLIGAVVTFRDISQRRWAEEVLQRSNEELELKVQERTAKLRQVNQQLQELSEMRSRFIAMLCHEFRNPLNNITLSVSSLKRYDLQLTAVEKADYLLGINNNVERMTQMIDDILVIGKIEAKVLEIKPQPLDFIQFCRQLLAERQYTRPESPIEFISRSRQAIAYCDERLLRSILNNLLSNALRYTPTHKAIRLKFAKRQNHVIFTIQDEGIGIPSEDKPHLFELFHRGRNVSNIPGTGLGLSIVKQFVELQQGTIQVKSQVNQGTTFTVRLPVKFKQN; this comes from the coding sequence ATGACTAATTATGCTTGGTTCCCAACGTCTGCGACTCCACCCTCGACTCCCCTGGATCAACCGGTAGCCCAAGACTTTACCCAATTACTCCGTCAGCATCAGCTTATTCTCAATGCTGTGGGAGAAGGAGTTTATGGTCTTGATTTAGAGGGAAATGTGACATTTGTCAATCCTGCTGCTGCTGCTATGATTGATTGGTCAACTGAGGAATTAATCGGCATGTCGATGCACGCCGTCTTGCATCATTCCCATGCAGATGGAACACACTATTGCCGGGAAGATTGTCCCATTTATGCTGCTCTACAAGATGGCAGTACCCATCGAGTGACGACTGAAGTATTTTGGCGTAAAGATGGCACGAGTTTTCCCGTAGAATACATCAGTACTCCCATGCGAGAGGATAATGGGCGGCTCATTGGTGCGGTAGTGACGTTTCGGGATATTTCTCAGCGTCGTTGGGCGGAGGAAGTCCTACAGCGCAGCAATGAGGAGTTAGAACTTAAAGTACAAGAGCGCACCGCTAAACTCCGGCAGGTTAACCAACAATTGCAAGAATTAAGCGAAATGCGATCGCGCTTTATCGCCATGCTCTGCCATGAATTTCGCAACCCCCTCAATAACATTACCCTGTCGGTTTCTTCCCTGAAACGCTATGATTTGCAACTGACTGCGGTAGAAAAAGCAGATTATCTTTTGGGCATCAATAATAACGTAGAACGCATGACTCAGATGATTGATGATATCCTCGTCATCGGCAAAATTGAGGCAAAGGTGCTAGAAATCAAGCCCCAACCTCTGGATTTTATTCAATTTTGCCGCCAGTTGTTAGCCGAACGCCAGTATACTCGGCCAGAGTCCCCTATTGAGTTTATCAGCCGCTCTCGCCAGGCGATCGCCTATTGTGATGAACGACTCCTTCGCTCTATCCTCAATAACCTTCTCTCCAATGCACTCCGCTATACCCCGACACACAAGGCTATTCGTCTCAAATTCGCCAAGCGTCAAAACCATGTCATTTTCACCATTCAAGATGAAGGCATTGGTATTCCCTCCGAAGACAAACCCCATTTATTCGAGTTATTTCACCGAGGGCGTAATGTGAGCAACATTCCTGGTACAGGATTAGGTTTGAGCATTGTTAAACAATTTGTTGAACTGCAACAAGGAACCATTCAAGTTAAAAGTCAGGTGAACCAAGGCACAACGTTTACTGTGCGACTTCCTGTGAAATTTAAACAGAATTGA
- a CDS encoding ABC transporter ATP-binding protein, whose protein sequence is MSISPLNFNPVTPTDASPSAQLSIRQVTKVFEGKQDIFSKIQRKTSRDFVAIENISLDIEPNTFVSIIGPSGCGKSTLLNLIAGLSTITSGEILLNGSPIQGPGPDRGMVFQNYALMPWMTVEENIHFAVETVYPKLSKREIGRVVKEHIQLVGLVGAEKKHPHEISGGMRQRVGIARALAINPQILLMDEPFGALDALTRGFLQDEIERIWEQERKTVIMITHSIEEALLLSDRIVMMTRGPAAGIDEILEVPFPRPRNREAIDLHPAYHDLKAEMESHLFRETRAVEEARVKGR, encoded by the coding sequence ATGAGTATTAGTCCTTTGAATTTTAACCCCGTGACTCCCACAGATGCTTCACCTTCAGCTCAACTGTCAATCCGCCAGGTGACTAAGGTCTTTGAAGGTAAGCAAGATATCTTTAGTAAGATCCAGCGGAAAACCTCTCGAGACTTTGTGGCGATCGAAAATATTAGTCTCGATATTGAACCGAATACCTTCGTCAGCATTATCGGGCCGTCAGGTTGTGGTAAGTCTACCCTACTCAATTTGATCGCTGGTCTTTCCACTATTACGAGCGGCGAGATCTTACTCAATGGTTCCCCCATTCAGGGGCCAGGGCCCGATCGCGGTATGGTGTTCCAAAACTATGCTCTCATGCCCTGGATGACCGTAGAGGAAAATATCCATTTTGCTGTGGAAACGGTCTATCCCAAACTCTCGAAACGGGAGATCGGGCGCGTTGTTAAAGAACACATTCAATTAGTCGGTTTGGTGGGTGCAGAAAAGAAACATCCCCACGAAATTTCGGGAGGGATGCGTCAGCGCGTAGGAATTGCTCGCGCACTAGCAATTAATCCCCAAATTCTACTGATGGATGAACCCTTTGGCGCGCTTGATGCTCTGACCCGGGGCTTCCTCCAAGATGAGATCGAGCGCATCTGGGAACAGGAACGCAAGACTGTGATCATGATTACCCACAGTATCGAGGAAGCACTGTTGCTTTCCGATCGCATCGTCATGATGACACGAGGACCAGCCGCCGGGATCGATGAGATTCTGGAAGTGCCTTTCCCTCGACCTCGGAATCGGGAAGCGATCGATCTCCATCCTGCTTATCACGACTTGAAAGCCGAGATGGAAAGTCATCTATTCCGAGAAACTCGCGCTGTTGAAGAAGCAAGGGTGAAAGGGCGATAA
- a CDS encoding nucleotidyltransferase family protein, translated as MERQEVLDKLNHHRENLEQFAVKALFLFGSVARDEATPDSDVDILVEFSRPVGLFTLLGLQAYLEELLRCSVDLGTPNSLRPHLRETVLKERIRAI; from the coding sequence ATGGAAAGGCAGGAGGTTTTAGACAAATTAAATCACCATAGAGAGAACCTGGAGCAATTTGCGGTAAAAGCCTTGTTTTTATTCGGTTCGGTGGCACGGGATGAGGCTACCCCAGATAGTGATGTGGATATTTTAGTGGAATTTAGCCGCCCCGTTGGGTTATTTACACTGCTAGGATTGCAGGCATATTTGGAGGAGTTGTTGAGGTGTTCCGTAGACCTGGGAACACCCAATTCCTTGCGTCCCCACTTGCGGGAAACTGTCTTGAAGGAGAGAATTCGTGCAATCTAG
- a CDS encoding class I SAM-dependent methyltransferase, which produces MSEETLKKERDFHDQWASIIDIDQIQVTDYFEACTAPENRFILHHLGDVKGKSLLDVGCGAGENSVYFAQKGAQCVASDYSPGMVEVALKLAEKNGVSIEGHVGNAMAFNFPDNSFDIVYVANLLHHLPDPKLALQELHRVVKPEGKICFWEPLKHNPIINVYRRMATEVRTEDEHPLDINIIPFVESLFERTQWDTFWIATLWIFLRFYLIERVNPNEERYWKKIILEKDRLEPEYRRLEEMDRWLKQIPGMKRMAWNLAVVATK; this is translated from the coding sequence ATGTCAGAAGAAACCTTAAAAAAAGAACGAGACTTTCACGATCAATGGGCATCTATCATTGATATTGACCAAATTCAGGTAACCGATTATTTTGAAGCTTGCACGGCTCCCGAAAATCGATTTATCTTACATCACTTGGGAGATGTGAAAGGCAAAAGTTTATTAGATGTCGGGTGTGGAGCTGGGGAAAATAGTGTTTATTTTGCCCAAAAAGGTGCTCAATGTGTGGCTTCTGACTATTCTCCGGGCATGGTAGAAGTCGCCTTGAAATTAGCCGAAAAAAATGGGGTGAGTATCGAAGGTCATGTGGGGAATGCCATGGCTTTCAATTTCCCTGACAATAGTTTTGATATCGTTTATGTCGCTAATCTTTTACATCATCTTCCCGATCCGAAGTTAGCGCTCCAAGAATTGCATCGAGTCGTTAAACCAGAGGGAAAGATCTGTTTTTGGGAACCATTAAAACACAATCCAATCATTAATGTCTATCGGCGAATGGCGACTGAAGTACGAACGGAAGACGAACATCCTTTGGATATTAATATTATTCCCTTTGTAGAGTCTTTATTCGAGCGAACTCAATGGGATACCTTTTGGATTGCTACCTTGTGGATTTTCCTGCGCTTTTATTTGATTGAACGGGTTAATCCTAATGAGGAGCGCTATTGGAAAAAGATTATCCTCGAAAAGGATCGATTGGAACCCGAATATCGGCGACTAGAAGAGATGGATCGGTGGCTGAAACAGATTCCAGGGATGAAGCGGATGGCGTGGAATTTAGCAGTTGTGGCGACAAAGTAA